In the Hordeum vulgare subsp. vulgare chromosome 7H, MorexV3_pseudomolecules_assembly, whole genome shotgun sequence genome, one interval contains:
- the LOC123410054 gene encoding uncharacterized protein LOC123410054 isoform X2: MVIAGGRFEKSPTAEKTPESAPSAVSAGGGSGEVPTAQYNIYQPPASLQGWPDDHDTEAALRHLGLLDFARLQLPDGIPRHDLVSDLVASYHRENCRGYAYVWGVRVSVDRKSFLSAAALQATAEHKVLPPRRRTRSTRSSSTVTCAALQFMEMWILPQFQGRDMLPSNVSAAMREVKAELAHSVDWVELIWDLVKNEILELPKRDDKNSYFGLHLLRLIWVKHPEVFGLKDRMETIARVHLERILPQVVSKVTERIRSEYKRPKKITRSFRVQQPQVVNNLSKPVLSGDEATAVVQVQQQSMVGDESAAAVQVQQQSMVGDEAAAAVQIQQQSMVGDEAAAVDQVQHQSMVVQTLDIVLNNYASVSKRDSLEAALVEPGQADAHKHGVKQQFQQGNREKWTRKRSKRRVPSGSTISSANSSCDIIGIKSEVKHARLENQPTKELLEAEMFIQAIEVLNETLSAETIVHTLQDSPPSGSLLMQGGAVVEVTK, translated from the exons ATGGTCATCGCCGGCGGCAGGTTCGAGAAGAGCCCCACCGCCGAGAAAACCCCAGAGTCAGCGCCATCCGCGGTCAGCGCCGGCGGCGGGTCCGGGGAGGTCCCCACCGCCCAGTACAACATCTACCAGCCGCCAGCCTCTCTCCAGGGCTGGCCGGACGACCACGACACCGAGGCCGCCCTCCGCCACCTCGGCCTCCTCGATTTCGCGCGGCTCCAGCTCCCGGATGGCATCCCCCGGCACGACCTCGTCTCCGATCTCGTCGCCTCCTACCACCGGGAGAACTGCCGCGGCTACGCCTACGTCTGGGGCGTCCGCGTCAGTGTCGACCGCAAGTCCTTCCTCAGCGCGGCAGCCCTCCAAGCCACGGCGGAGCACAAGGTGCTCCCTCCACGGCGCaggacgaggagcacaaggagctCGTCCACGGTTACCTGCGCCGCCTTGCAGTTCATGGAAATGTGGATCCTCCCGCAGTTCCAGGGCAGGGACATGTTACCGTCGAATGTGTCGGCTGCGATGCGGGAGGTGAAGGCGGAGTTAGCGCATAGCGTCGACTGGGTTGAGCTGATCTGGGACCTGGTAAAGAATGAGATTCTCGAATTGccaaagagggatgataaaaattCGTACTTTGGGTTGCATCTCCTGAGACTCATTTGGGTAAAGCACCCAGAGGTGTTCGGGTTGAAGGACAGGATGGAAACAATCGCTCGGGTGCATCTTGAGAGAATCTTACCGCAGGTAGTCAGCAAAGTGACGGAAAGAATCCGGTCGGAGTATAAGAGACCCAAGAAGATCACGAGATCCTTCCGGGTGCAGCAGCCGCAGGTGGTCAACAACCTGTCCAAACCAGTTCTGTCTGGGGATGAAGCTACAGCAGTTGTTCAAGTTCAACAGCAATCCATG GTGGGGGACGAATCTGCAGCAGCTGTTCAAGTTCAACAACAATCCATGGTGGGGGATGAAGCTGCAGCAGCTGTTCAAATTCAACAGCAATCCATGGTGGGGGATGAAGCTGCAGCAGTTGATCAAGTTCAACATCAATCCATGGTGGTACAGACGCTGGACATAGTGCTAAATAATTATGCGAGCGTGAGCAAGAGGGACAGCTTGGAAGCTGCCCTTGTGGAGCCTGGGCAGGCTGATGCACACAAGCATGGAGTGAAGCAGCAGTTTCAGCAGGGCAATCGAGAGAAGTGGACCCGTAAGAGGAGCAAGCGTAGGGTACCCAGTGGATCAACAATCTCTTCCGCAAATAGTTCTTGTGACATTATAGGAATAAAGAGTGAGGTTAAACATGCGCGATTGGAGAACCAACCTACAAAGGAGTTGCTTGAAGCAGAGATGTTTATCCAGGCAATAGAGGTGCTGAATGAGACACTATCTGCAGAGACCATTGTACATACCTTGCAGGACTCTCCGCCGTCTGGCTCCCTGCTGATGCAGGGTGGTGCTGTAGTGGAGGTCACTAAATAA
- the LOC123410054 gene encoding uncharacterized protein LOC123410054 isoform X1: MVIAGGRFEKSPTAEKTPESAPSAVSAGGGSGEVPTAQYNIYQPPASLQGWPDDHDTEAALRHLGLLDFARLQLPDGIPRHDLVSDLVASYHRENCRGYAYVWGVRVSVDRKSFLSAAALQATAEHKVLPPRRRTRSTRSSSTVTCAALQFMEMWILPQFQGRDMLPSNVSAAMREVKAELAHSVDWVELIWDLVKNEILELPKRDDKNSYFGLHLLRLIWVKHPEVFGLKDRMETIARVHLERILPQVVSKVTERIRSEYKRPKKITRSFRVQQPQVVNNLSKPVLSGDEATAVVQVQQQSMVGDESAAAVQVQQQSMVGDEATAVVQVQQQSMVGDESAAAVQVQQQSMVGDEAAAAVQIQQQSMVGDEAAAVDQVQHQSMVVQTLDIVLNNYASVSKRDSLEAALVEPGQADAHKHGVKQQFQQGNREKWTRKRSKRRVPSGSTISSANSSCDIIGIKSEVKHARLENQPTKELLEAEMFIQAIEVLNETLSAETIVHTLQDSPPSGSLLMQGGAVVEVTK; this comes from the coding sequence ATGGTCATCGCCGGCGGCAGGTTCGAGAAGAGCCCCACCGCCGAGAAAACCCCAGAGTCAGCGCCATCCGCGGTCAGCGCCGGCGGCGGGTCCGGGGAGGTCCCCACCGCCCAGTACAACATCTACCAGCCGCCAGCCTCTCTCCAGGGCTGGCCGGACGACCACGACACCGAGGCCGCCCTCCGCCACCTCGGCCTCCTCGATTTCGCGCGGCTCCAGCTCCCGGATGGCATCCCCCGGCACGACCTCGTCTCCGATCTCGTCGCCTCCTACCACCGGGAGAACTGCCGCGGCTACGCCTACGTCTGGGGCGTCCGCGTCAGTGTCGACCGCAAGTCCTTCCTCAGCGCGGCAGCCCTCCAAGCCACGGCGGAGCACAAGGTGCTCCCTCCACGGCGCaggacgaggagcacaaggagctCGTCCACGGTTACCTGCGCCGCCTTGCAGTTCATGGAAATGTGGATCCTCCCGCAGTTCCAGGGCAGGGACATGTTACCGTCGAATGTGTCGGCTGCGATGCGGGAGGTGAAGGCGGAGTTAGCGCATAGCGTCGACTGGGTTGAGCTGATCTGGGACCTGGTAAAGAATGAGATTCTCGAATTGccaaagagggatgataaaaattCGTACTTTGGGTTGCATCTCCTGAGACTCATTTGGGTAAAGCACCCAGAGGTGTTCGGGTTGAAGGACAGGATGGAAACAATCGCTCGGGTGCATCTTGAGAGAATCTTACCGCAGGTAGTCAGCAAAGTGACGGAAAGAATCCGGTCGGAGTATAAGAGACCCAAGAAGATCACGAGATCCTTCCGGGTGCAGCAGCCGCAGGTGGTCAACAACCTGTCCAAACCAGTTCTGTCTGGGGATGAAGCTACAGCAGTTGTTCAAGTTCAACAGCAATCCATGGTGGGGGACGAATCTGCAGCAGCTGTTCAAGTTCAACAACAATCCATGGTGGGGGATGAAGCTACAGCAGTTGTTCAAGTTCAACAGCAATCCATGGTGGGGGACGAATCTGCAGCAGCTGTTCAAGTTCAACAACAATCCATGGTGGGGGATGAAGCTGCAGCAGCTGTTCAAATTCAACAGCAATCCATGGTGGGGGATGAAGCTGCAGCAGTTGATCAAGTTCAACATCAATCCATGGTGGTACAGACGCTGGACATAGTGCTAAATAATTATGCGAGCGTGAGCAAGAGGGACAGCTTGGAAGCTGCCCTTGTGGAGCCTGGGCAGGCTGATGCACACAAGCATGGAGTGAAGCAGCAGTTTCAGCAGGGCAATCGAGAGAAGTGGACCCGTAAGAGGAGCAAGCGTAGGGTACCCAGTGGATCAACAATCTCTTCCGCAAATAGTTCTTGTGACATTATAGGAATAAAGAGTGAGGTTAAACATGCGCGATTGGAGAACCAACCTACAAAGGAGTTGCTTGAAGCAGAGATGTTTATCCAGGCAATAGAGGTGCTGAATGAGACACTATCTGCAGAGACCATTGTACATACCTTGCAGGACTCTCCGCCGTCTGGCTCCCTGCTGATGCAGGGTGGTGCTGTAGTGGAGGTCACTAAATAA